One window of Amaranthus tricolor cultivar Red isolate AtriRed21 chromosome 13, ASM2621246v1, whole genome shotgun sequence genomic DNA carries:
- the LOC130798457 gene encoding leucoanthocyanidin reductase-like, which produces MTASTLPVLANGTKLGGRTLIVGSTGFIGRFIAEACLESGRPTYVLVRSGSSAFSTKTQIIHTLQNKGATIIIGTITDEKWMIKILEDYKIEVVISAVGGESILDQFHLIHALKAVGTVKRFLPSEFGHDIERADPVEPGLKMYKEKREVRRAIEEAGIPYTYICCNSIAAWPYHDNTHPADVLPPLDRFHIYGDGNVKAYFVAGTDIGRLTIKVINDHRTINKSVHFRPTNNLLSINELASLWEKKINRNLPRVTITEQDLLNAANEMRIPESIVAAFTHDIFIQGCQVNFALDKATDVEATSLYPDTTFRSIDECFDDFVSMIIEGHVMPERNVGDGMKLNRSEAYAITLSAA; this is translated from the exons atgacgGCTTCTACACTTCCGGTTTTGGCCAATGGTACTAAATTAGGGGGTCGAACCTTAATTGTTGGTTCAACCGGGTTCATTGGTCGGTTCATTGCAGAGGCTTGCTTAGAATCCGGTCGCCCCACTTACGTACTAGTTCGGTCCGGTTCATCTGCTTTTTCAACCAAGACTCAAATTATACACACCCTTCAAAATAAGGGTGCCACCATTATTATC GGAACCATAACAGATGAGAAATGGATGATAAAGATATTGGAGGACTATAAGATAGAAGTCGTCATTTCTGCTGTTGGAGGAGAAAGCATTTTAGACCAATTTCATCTCATTCATGCTCTTAAAGCTGTTGGAACTGTCAAG AGGTTCCTGCCTTCAGAATTTGGGCACGACATAGAAAGAGCAGATCCAGTAGAACCAGGACTAAAAATGTATAAAGAAAAAAGAGAGGTAAGAAGAGCAATAGAAGAAGCTGGGATCCCCTACACCTATATTTGTTGCAATTCTATTGCAGCTTGGCCTTATCATGACAATACTCATCCTGCTGATGTTCTTCCTCCTCTCGATCGCTTTCACATCTATGGCGATGGCAACGTCAAAG CATACTTTGTGGCGGGTACTGATATTGGACGACTAACAATCAAAGTCATCAATGATCACCGGACTATCAACAAATCAGTTCATTTCCGACCAACTAACAATCTTTTGAGCATAAACGAGCTTGCTTCTTTGTGGGAGAAAAAAATTAATCGAAATCTTCCTCGTGTTACTATAACAGAACAAGACCTTCTCAATGCGGCCAATG AAATGCGAATTCCTGAGAGTATTGTGGCTGCATTTACCCATGACATATTCATCCAAGGTTGCCAAGTTAACTTCGCATTGGATAAAGCAACTGATGTGGAAGCAACATCTCTGTATCCCGATACAACATTTCGATCCATCGATGAGTGCTTCGACGATTTCGTATCGATGATAATCGAGGGTCACGTAATGCCTGAAAGAAATGTTGGTGATGGAATGAAACTAAATAGGTCCGAGGCTTATGCTATCACCTTATCAGCTGCTTAA